AGAAGGTAAATAAAAAAGTGGGAAGGCGTATTCAAAATTTTGTTGAATCCTGCAGATCATTTCTCAAATCATTTTTCCGGTCTGCTTATGGCTTTTTTCATTTTTTGACTACTTTTTCAAAGCATTCAATACTGAAAAAAACCTCAATGCTTGTATGCAAAACAAGGGTTTAAGTTGAAAGTTTCTATTTTTATGCTTCTCTATAACTTTGCAACGCTGACTATTTTGTCCCCTTTATTCAAGTTCATCAACCTTACACCCATCGTATTTCTACCCTGCCTTCTGATGTCCTTCACGGGGATGCGCACCATCATTCCCTGCCTGCTTGAAAGAACTATTTCATCATCATCGCGGACTTCCATTATAGAAACAACCTTCCCATTCCTTTCATTCGTAATTATTGTTCTTACGCCTCTTGCTCCTCTCTTCGTAAGCCTGTATGAATCCAGCGGAGTTCTCTTTCCATATCCATTTTCTGTTACAGTGAGAATGTCGTTGCCCTGTGCAACTTCCATATCCACCACCCTATCGCCACCTCTCAACCTCATGCCTATGACACCCACCGCAACCCTTCCCATGGAGCGCACATCCTTATCATCAAAAACACATGCACTACCATTTGCCGAGGAAATGATTACCTTTCCTTCATACAAAAGTTTGACTTTAATAAGCTCGTCCCCCTCCTTCAGGTTTATCGCCCTTATACCACTGAAACGTATATTTTTGTATAAAGCAAGTGATGTTTTCTTAATCAGCCCTTTTCTTGTGGAAAAGACAAGCGTGCCCTTGGAAAAATCTTTTACTGAAAGTATTGCCCTGATATCTCCCTCTATCGGAACGATGTTTACAATGGCCCTTCCCATGGAATGCCTGCTTCCCTGGGGAATACGGTATCCTTTCACCGCATAAACCTTTCCATCTCCGGAAAAGATGAGTATATAATCATGTGTAGAAGATGCCAACACATAGCTTATCGTATCGTTTTCCTTCATCTTCATGCCAACAAGTCCTTTGCCCCCTCTCCTTTGAGCCCTGTACTCGTCCAGCGACAAACGTTTGACGTATCCCTGGCTGGTCACTAGAATGACTACTTCCTCTTCAGGTATCAAATCTTCTATATCCATTTCGATTTCGGCGTCGACTATTTCCGTTCTTCTCTCATCCCCGTAAACCCTTTTCAATTCAAGCAACTCCTCTTTTATTATGCTGTCTATCTCCCCTGGCTTTGATAATATCCTGTCAAGCCTTTCAATTTCCTGTTCTTTCTCTTTTCTTTCTTTCTGAAGACTTTCCACTTCCATTGATGTAAGCGACTGAAGACGCATGGAAAGAATTTCTTTTACCTGAACTTCGGAGAATGAAAATTTTTGCATTAAATTTACGGCCGCTTGTTTGGCATCAGATGACTTCCTTATTGTGCTTATTACATTATCTATGGCATTCAACGCCGTTATCAACCCGTCGATAATGTGCTTTCTTTCCCTGGCTTTTCTCAAGTCATATGTGCTCCTCTTTTTTATTATATCCCTTCTATGCCGGATATATTCAAAAAGCAGATCTTTGAGCGTTAATAAACGTGGCTGCCCGTCAACAAGAGCTATATTCGAAATGCCGAAGGTGCTTTCAAGTTCTGTATGTTTGAAAAGCTGATTTCTCACGACTTCTGGAACAGCATCTTTTTTGAGTTTAACCACGATGCGTATACCCTTCCTATC
This is a stretch of genomic DNA from Candidatus Thermoplasmatota archaeon. It encodes these proteins:
- the gyrA gene encoding DNA gyrase subunit A, producing the protein MTSEETKILHLPIEKEMKTSYMDYSMSVIVGRALPDVRDGLKPVHRRILYALNDMGLKYNKPHRKSARAVGEVLGKYHPHGDAAIYDAMVRMAQPFSLRYCLIDGQGNFGSIDGDSPAAMRYTEIRTSKISTEMLRDIEKETVGWRDNFDGTLKEPVILPAVIPNLLVNGSSGIAVGMATNMPPHNLVEIVDAIVAFTDNPEMKVKDLINYIKGPDFPTGGIIYGRRGIFDAYSTGKGILKVRAKTHFEGENLMVTEIPYQTNKSSLLKRIAELVRKGVIHGIADLRDESDRKGIRIVVKLKKDAVPEVVRNQLFKHTELESTFGISNIALVDGQPRLLTLKDLLFEYIRHRRDIIKKRSTYDLRKARERKHIIDGLITALNAIDNVISTIRKSSDAKQAAVNLMQKFSFSEVQVKEILSMRLQSLTSMEVESLQKERKEKEQEIERLDRILSKPGEIDSIIKEELLELKRVYGDERRTEIVDAEIEMDIEDLIPEEEVVILVTSQGYVKRLSLDEYRAQRRGGKGLVGMKMKENDTISYVLASSTHDYILIFSGDGKVYAVKGYRIPQGSRHSMGRAIVNIVPIEGDIRAILSVKDFSKGTLVFSTRKGLIKKTSLALYKNIRFSGIRAINLKEGDELIKVKLLYEGKVIISSANGSACVFDDKDVRSMGRVAVGVIGMRLRGGDRVVDMEVAQGNDILTVTENGYGKRTPLDSYRLTKRGARGVRTIITNERNGKVVSIMEVRDDDEIVLSSRQGMMVRIPVKDIRRQGRNTMGVRLMNLNKGDKIVSVAKL